In Zea mays cultivar B73 chromosome 7, Zm-B73-REFERENCE-NAM-5.0, whole genome shotgun sequence, the following proteins share a genomic window:
- the LOC100281131 gene encoding uncharacterized protein LOC100281131 precursor: protein MASAVSSLFFATALVMMALMIMLEGSTTCHAARHLADTTTAPTAAPTAIPAIPAMPKPPVVPTIPAATLPPIPAVPTSTVPALGVPPIPALPKIPAMPPMPAVPALPKVTVTLPPPMPAVVVPKVGALPPMPAVPNLTLPPMPSIPGVPMPFVAPPPSA, encoded by the coding sequence ATGGCTTCCGCAGTCTCGTCTCTCTTCTTCGCCACGGCGCTCGTGATGATGGCGCTCATGATCATGCTCGAGGGCAGCACCACATGCCACGCCGCGCGGCATCTTGCCGACACGACGACCGCCCCGACCGCTGCTCCTACCGCCATCCCGGCCATTCCTGCCATGCCGAAGCCGCCGGTCGTGCCCACCATTCCCGCGGCCACCCTTCCACCGATACCCGCCGTGCCGACGTCGACGGTGCCTGCGCTGGGCGTGCCACCGATCCCCGCGTTACCCAAGATCCCCGCGATGCCCCCTATGCCGGCTGTACCCGCATTGCCAAAGGTGACGGTGACGCTGCCGCCGCCGATGCCCGCCGTCGTCGTCCCTAAGGTTGGCGCCTTGCCGCCGATGCCCGCCGTGCCTAATTTGACACTGCCGCCGATGCCCTCGATCCCGGGCGTGCCCATGCCGTTTGTGGCGCCGCCTCCTTCGGCATAA